One segment of Pontibacter akesuensis DNA contains the following:
- a CDS encoding EcsC family protein, whose amino-acid sequence MPTPYEQQVLNELQLWQHEMQRPPSFFNNLARKTQHKINSYIPEKIHKAITTAIKQMIRGVLFGAGKITAKPLPDAPLQLRESLVRERIKYYQHAAAAEGGVTGAGGFLLGLADFPLLLSLKLKLLFDVASLYGFDVHDYRERVYLLHIFQLAFSSHEHRHDIYREMADWESQKQVLPEDINEFNWRTFQQEYRDYIDLAKMAQLIPIIGAPVGAVVNYRLLKKLGTTAMNAYRMRWRVQGQLQA is encoded by the coding sequence ATGCCAACACCCTACGAACAACAGGTACTGAATGAGTTGCAGCTGTGGCAACATGAAATGCAGCGCCCGCCGTCTTTTTTCAACAATCTGGCCCGCAAAACACAGCACAAGATCAACAGTTACATTCCTGAAAAAATACACAAGGCCATCACTACGGCCATCAAGCAAATGATTCGCGGGGTGCTTTTTGGGGCAGGCAAGATCACGGCAAAACCACTTCCGGATGCGCCGTTGCAGCTGCGGGAGTCGCTGGTGCGGGAACGGATTAAGTATTACCAGCATGCGGCGGCGGCGGAAGGCGGCGTTACGGGTGCCGGTGGTTTTTTACTTGGGCTGGCAGATTTTCCGCTGCTGCTGAGTCTCAAGCTAAAGCTGCTGTTTGATGTCGCCTCGCTGTATGGCTTCGATGTGCACGACTACCGGGAGCGGGTCTACCTGCTGCACATTTTCCAGCTGGCCTTCAGCTCACACGAGCACCGCCACGACATTTACCGGGAGATGGCCGATTGGGAATCGCAGAAACAGGTGCTGCCGGAGGATATCAATGAGTTTAACTGGCGAACGTTTCAGCAGGAATACCGCGATTACATCGACCTGGCAAAAATGGCGCAGTTAATTCCGATTATTGGCGCACCAGTGGGAGCCGTGGTAAACTACCGGCTGCTCAAGAAACTGGGCACCACGGCCATGAATGCCTACCGCATGCGTTGGCGGGTGCAGGGGCAGCTACAGGCGTAA
- a CDS encoding endonuclease domain-containing protein — translation MKNKIIPYKPYLCELAKQLRQNSTLAEVILWNELKNRQLLGLDFDRQKPLDNFIVDFYCKELMLAVEVDGDSHDYKYEEDVERQQTLEKLGVTFLRFDDREVKQDLANVLRGIEGWVLEHRGEGG, via the coding sequence ATGAAAAATAAGATCATTCCTTACAAGCCTTACCTGTGTGAACTGGCAAAGCAGCTTCGGCAGAACAGCACCTTGGCTGAAGTTATACTTTGGAACGAGCTGAAAAATAGACAACTGCTTGGGCTGGATTTTGACCGGCAGAAGCCGCTTGACAACTTCATTGTGGACTTCTACTGCAAAGAGCTGATGCTGGCCGTGGAAGTGGATGGTGATAGCCACGACTATAAGTATGAAGAAGACGTTGAGCGGCAGCAGACATTAGAGAAGTTGGGGGTGACATTTCTGCGGTTTGATGACAGGGAAGTGAAGCAGGACCTAGCGAATGTGCTGCGGGGGATTGAAGGCTGGGTGCTGGAGCATCGCGGAGAAGGAGGTTAG
- a CDS encoding DUF7149 domain-containing protein, protein MKRPTNKADMPTVQNLNYKAMHELVLYYLRERLAHEAKAFTYQTPAGAAHAARSSEACI, encoded by the coding sequence GTGAAACGGCCGACGAACAAGGCGGACATGCCGACGGTGCAGAACCTGAACTACAAAGCCATGCACGAGCTGGTGCTCTACTACCTGCGCGAGCGTCTGGCTCACGAAGCAAAAGCCTTTACTTACCAGACCCCCGCAGGAGCTGCGCACGCTGCGAGGTCTTCAGAAGCCTGCATCTAA
- a CDS encoding DUF7149 domain-containing protein: MLLHHTLKPKQALNKAYLCLKTSRADMEGFKTTLRTLLDSINLQESEEHVKNCLRDFLKLAYYDKYTVNTKGKTELSPIPGPRPRARQGGCWR; this comes from the coding sequence ATGCTGCTGCACCACACCCTGAAACCAAAACAAGCTTTAAACAAGGCCTACCTGTGCCTCAAAACCAGCCGTGCCGACATGGAGGGCTTTAAAACAACCTTGCGGACGCTGCTCGACAGCATTAACCTGCAGGAGAGCGAGGAGCATGTGAAAAATTGCCTGCGTGATTTTCTGAAGTTGGCGTATTATGATAAGTATACCGTAAATACAAAGGGTAAGACGGAACTGTCACCCATACCGGGCCCACGACCAAGAGCGCGGCAGGGGGGCTGCTGGAGGTGA
- a CDS encoding neutral zinc metallopeptidase — protein MRLRSFTMALLCGGVTFLTVSCENEMEEMDMKAVSKTQNAIGLSSAGQDRFAIKTPTNFGPMSENLRNIIVGEAVAESDCGPTEFVTVQRKYARPLVADPLAFSNYSLYSQLNQLYSYLLDRGPQYFGVDGEYTDLMTKRQRELEKFWNMPNQIRVNGQHGATLNDREALADMMQNFIVGVNSREMAYAYADMLMAENAKSPNLPESPYFSLDGFATTYDNLIVIGDGLVQMLSESGVDADIVWTGILAHEWAHQIQFKNMKTWYPKGAASDIPEATRYTELEADFLAAYYMTHKRGATYNSKRVEQFFNLFFQIGDCGFTSDGHHGTPVQRLAAAQLGFDLADSAQKQGHIMSIEEAHAYFVANVGNIVAPATVYVQ, from the coding sequence ATGAGATTAAGATCTTTTACAATGGCCCTGCTATGCGGTGGTGTAACTTTCCTGACCGTTTCCTGCGAAAACGAAATGGAAGAAATGGATATGAAAGCCGTTTCTAAAACACAGAATGCCATTGGCTTGTCTTCGGCAGGCCAAGACCGGTTTGCAATTAAAACGCCAACCAACTTTGGGCCTATGAGTGAGAACCTTAGGAACATTATTGTGGGTGAGGCAGTAGCGGAAAGCGATTGTGGACCAACTGAATTTGTAACAGTTCAAAGAAAGTATGCAAGGCCACTTGTTGCTGATCCTCTAGCCTTTTCGAATTACAGCTTATATTCACAGCTAAACCAACTCTACTCTTATTTACTGGATAGGGGACCTCAGTACTTCGGTGTGGATGGCGAATACACTGACCTAATGACAAAGCGGCAGCGCGAACTGGAGAAATTCTGGAACATGCCAAACCAAATCCGCGTGAACGGCCAGCACGGCGCTACGCTAAACGATCGCGAAGCCCTTGCTGATATGATGCAGAACTTTATCGTTGGTGTGAATTCACGGGAAATGGCTTACGCATACGCAGACATGTTGATGGCAGAAAATGCAAAGTCTCCGAACCTTCCTGAATCTCCATATTTTTCGCTTGATGGTTTTGCTACTACCTATGATAACCTGATCGTGATAGGGGATGGTCTGGTGCAGATGTTATCAGAGTCTGGTGTTGACGCTGACATAGTATGGACAGGCATCCTGGCGCACGAGTGGGCCCACCAGATCCAGTTCAAAAACATGAAGACATGGTACCCTAAAGGAGCAGCTTCGGATATACCGGAAGCCACTCGCTACACTGAGTTGGAGGCCGACTTCCTGGCTGCGTATTACATGACGCACAAGCGTGGCGCAACCTATAACAGCAAGCGTGTGGAGCAGTTCTTTAACCTGTTCTTCCAGATTGGTGATTGTGGTTTTACCAGCGATGGACACCATGGCACTCCAGTACAGCGTTTGGCAGCTGCTCAGTTAGGTTTTGATCTGGCTGACAGTGCTCAGAAGCAGGGCCATATCATGAGCATCGAAGAAGCTCACGCCTACTTTGTAGCTAACGTGGGTAACATCGTAGCGCCTGCTACTGTTTATGTGCAGTAG
- a CDS encoding M24 family metallopeptidase has protein sequence MKKLFPLLLLFLSNFPSAHAQQIPAILPLRERAVVEDALLQERLDSLLPQLMRRHGIDMWVLIAREYNEDPVLKTMLPATWLGARRRTILLFHDKGPGKGMEKLAVARYDIGNLMKGTWNPEQEPNQWKRLVQLIAERKPRKIGLNFSPLYAHADGLPKAEYDSLVHYLPRAQRKALVSAEPLAVDWLQTRTEQELALYEQISRIGHRIIAEGFSEQVIQPGVTTTEDVVWWFRERIAALKLEAWFHPTVDVQRADPGAGDSDRSFARRPGADVILPGDLLHVDLGITYLNLNTDVQQLAYVLKPGETEAPAYLRQALATGNRLQDILTSNMKAGKTGNEALRETLAQAQKEQIVASIYSHPIGYHGHGAGPAIGMWDMQAGVPGTGDYVLRPNTAYAIELNAKVTLPEWNNKEIRVMLEEQAVLTPAGMRYIDGRQKELLLIPRQISHLQD, from the coding sequence ATGAAAAAACTGTTTCCCCTCCTGCTCTTGTTTTTAAGCAACTTCCCGTCAGCCCATGCACAGCAAATCCCTGCTATACTTCCGCTGCGGGAGCGGGCGGTGGTGGAGGATGCGTTGCTGCAGGAGCGCCTGGATTCGCTGCTGCCCCAGCTCATGCGCCGCCATGGCATTGACATGTGGGTGCTGATTGCGCGGGAGTACAACGAGGACCCGGTGTTGAAAACCATGCTGCCCGCTACCTGGCTGGGCGCCCGCCGCCGCACCATCCTGCTCTTTCACGACAAAGGACCGGGAAAGGGCATGGAGAAGTTAGCCGTGGCCCGCTACGACATCGGCAATCTGATGAAAGGGACATGGAATCCGGAGCAGGAGCCAAACCAGTGGAAGCGGCTGGTGCAGCTGATCGCGGAGCGCAAGCCCCGGAAAATCGGCCTGAACTTCTCCCCGCTGTATGCCCACGCCGATGGGCTGCCTAAAGCCGAGTACGACAGCCTGGTGCATTACCTGCCGCGGGCACAGCGGAAAGCACTGGTATCAGCCGAGCCGCTGGCCGTAGACTGGCTGCAGACCCGCACCGAGCAGGAGCTGGCGCTATACGAGCAGATCAGCCGCATTGGGCACCGCATTATTGCCGAGGGCTTTTCGGAGCAGGTGATACAGCCGGGCGTGACGACAACCGAGGATGTGGTCTGGTGGTTTCGTGAGCGTATTGCGGCGCTGAAGCTGGAGGCCTGGTTTCACCCCACCGTGGACGTGCAGCGGGCCGATCCGGGCGCAGGCGACTCTGATCGCTCGTTTGCCCGGCGCCCCGGTGCAGATGTGATCCTACCCGGCGACCTGCTGCACGTGGACCTGGGCATCACGTACCTCAACCTGAACACCGATGTGCAGCAGCTGGCGTACGTGCTGAAGCCCGGCGAAACCGAGGCCCCCGCTTACCTCCGGCAGGCCCTGGCCACCGGAAACCGCCTGCAGGACATCCTTACTTCTAACATGAAAGCGGGGAAAACCGGGAATGAGGCGCTACGGGAAACCCTGGCGCAAGCGCAGAAAGAGCAGATTGTAGCGAGTATTTACAGCCATCCCATCGGCTACCACGGCCACGGCGCGGGCCCTGCCATTGGTATGTGGGACATGCAAGCCGGCGTTCCCGGCACCGGAGATTACGTACTGCGGCCCAACACCGCCTACGCCATTGAGTTGAACGCGAAAGTGACGCTGCCAGAATGGAACAACAAGGAGATACGCGTGATGCTGGAAGAGCAAGCCGTGCTTACCCCAGCGGGCATGCGCTACATCGACGGCAGGCAAAAAGAACTGCTTCTCATCCCTCGCCAAATTTCGCACCTGCAGGACTGA